A window of Zavarzinella sp. contains these coding sequences:
- a CDS encoding type II secretion system F family protein, whose amino-acid sequence MPTYKFEALNTSGAEVKDQIDALNEEEAQQKIKQMGYFVTRLTQMAAGKGGKTAGKKKKKKSGQKKSKKTFVIGGVKSKHLCLFTRQFSTLQDAGLPVLRSLRILEKQMKPSALKNALIDVVEDVESGSTLSEAMGKHPRAFDRLYVNMVKAGEAGGALEVILQRLAEFKEKSQTLKRKIIGAMIYPAVVICVAVGILIFIMVAIIPKFKKIFEEFGLKLPDLTQFLIDVSTWCASYWWSIPLFPIGVWLFIKLIRMNKTGNYAVDRLILWIPIVGKIAEKTVVARTTRTLGTLVSSGVPILEALAIVRETANNAVFERMYQRVYESIREGDTIAEPLRDSKLVDDMVVNMVEVGEETGDLDTMLYKIADFYDEEVDTAVKSLISLLEPIMIVILGGIIGTIVIALFLPMLGLLEGLSK is encoded by the coding sequence ATGCCAACGTATAAGTTCGAAGCGCTGAACACGAGCGGTGCAGAAGTAAAAGACCAGATTGATGCACTGAACGAAGAAGAAGCACAGCAGAAAATCAAGCAGATGGGCTACTTTGTCACCCGCCTGACGCAGATGGCTGCGGGCAAAGGTGGCAAAACTGCTGGCAAGAAGAAAAAGAAAAAGTCCGGCCAGAAGAAATCGAAAAAAACCTTCGTCATCGGTGGGGTGAAAAGCAAGCACCTCTGCTTGTTTACCCGCCAGTTTTCCACTCTGCAGGACGCTGGCCTGCCCGTGCTGCGTTCGCTGCGGATTCTGGAAAAACAGATGAAGCCCAGTGCGTTGAAAAACGCACTGATCGACGTAGTGGAAGATGTCGAATCGGGCAGCACCCTGTCCGAAGCGATGGGCAAACACCCACGTGCGTTCGATCGACTCTATGTGAATATGGTGAAAGCCGGTGAGGCCGGTGGTGCTCTGGAAGTGATTTTGCAGCGTCTGGCTGAGTTCAAGGAAAAAAGCCAGACCCTCAAACGCAAGATCATCGGTGCCATGATCTATCCCGCCGTGGTTATCTGCGTCGCCGTGGGTATTTTGATTTTCATCATGGTGGCCATTATTCCCAAATTTAAGAAAATCTTTGAGGAATTCGGCCTGAAACTGCCCGATCTGACCCAGTTTCTGATCGATGTCTCCACTTGGTGTGCCAGTTACTGGTGGTCGATCCCACTGTTCCCGATTGGGGTCTGGCTATTCATTAAATTGATCCGGATGAACAAAACCGGCAACTATGCGGTCGACCGATTAATCCTCTGGATTCCAATCGTGGGCAAAATTGCCGAAAAAACGGTCGTTGCCCGCACCACGCGGACGTTGGGAACTCTGGTTTCCAGCGGTGTGCCCATTCTGGAAGCACTGGCCATTGTGCGGGAAACTGCCAACAACGCCGTCTTCGAACGGATGTACCAGCGGGTGTACGAATCAATTCGGGAAGGGGATACCATTGCCGAACCATTGCGGGACAGCAAACTGGTCGACGACATGGTGGTGAACATGGTCGAAGTGGGTGAGGAAACCGGCGACCTGGATACCATGCTCTACAAAATTGCCGACTTCTACGACGAAGAAGTCGATACCGCGGTGAAAAGCTTGATCAGCTTGCTGGAACCGATCATGATTGTGATTCTGGGGGGCATCATCGGAACAATCGTTATTGCCCTCTTCCTGCCCATGCTGGGGCTGCTGGAAGGCTTGAGTAAATAG
- a CDS encoding PilT/PilU family type 4a pilus ATPase produces the protein MSTVQIDKLLATVIQLKASDLHITVGQPPVVRAGGRMRRLETKVLDSDDTTALMKSITPDRCQQEVQERGGSDFAIEYVDGYRFRVAVFKQRGSIGIVMRRIPSQFLTFEQIGMPDAIRSLIVRPRGMILVTGPTGSGKTTSLASMLNFLNDNYDRHIITLEDPIEYYHQHKKCTVNQREIGTDVPDFKEGIRRALRMDPDIILVGEMRDLETIHAAIEAAETGHIVFGTLHTSGAASTINRIIDVFPKDQQDQVRTQLSTALIGVLSQALLPKKPSGMVAAYEMMVVTDAIQNLIRENKVYRIDSAIQTGRKYGMFLLDEILFNLWKDDKCEKEEVLLRAKKPAELAAKIAAAERGALVDDELEEDEEYDSYDDDDDDEDDRPRRPKKKY, from the coding sequence GTGTCCACGGTCCAAATCGATAAATTACTGGCGACTGTGATCCAGTTGAAAGCCAGCGACTTACATATTACTGTTGGCCAGCCGCCAGTGGTACGTGCGGGTGGCCGGATGCGCCGACTGGAAACAAAGGTGCTCGACAGCGACGATACCACCGCACTGATGAAGTCGATTACCCCCGACCGCTGCCAGCAGGAAGTGCAGGAACGCGGGGGTAGTGACTTTGCAATCGAATACGTGGATGGTTATCGCTTCCGCGTGGCTGTGTTCAAGCAGCGTGGTTCGATTGGCATCGTGATGCGGCGGATTCCCAGCCAGTTTCTTACTTTCGAGCAGATTGGGATGCCCGACGCGATTCGATCGCTGATCGTTCGCCCACGTGGGATGATTCTGGTGACCGGCCCCACTGGTTCTGGAAAAACCACCAGTCTGGCCAGTATGTTAAACTTTCTTAATGATAATTACGATCGCCACATTATTACGCTCGAAGACCCGATCGAATATTACCACCAGCACAAGAAGTGCACCGTTAATCAGCGGGAAATCGGCACCGATGTGCCAGACTTTAAAGAAGGGATTCGGCGGGCGTTGCGGATGGACCCCGACATCATCCTGGTGGGTGAAATGCGTGACCTGGAAACGATTCACGCTGCCATCGAAGCTGCAGAAACCGGCCACATCGTGTTCGGAACCCTGCACACCTCTGGTGCTGCATCGACGATCAACCGGATTATCGATGTGTTTCCCAAAGACCAGCAGGATCAGGTGCGAACACAATTGTCTACCGCACTGATTGGGGTGCTGTCGCAGGCACTGCTGCCGAAAAAACCATCCGGGATGGTGGCTGCCTACGAAATGATGGTGGTGACTGATGCCATCCAGAACCTGATTCGGGAAAACAAGGTGTACCGGATCGATTCGGCCATTCAAACCGGTCGAAAATATGGCATGTTCCTGTTGGACGAGATTCTGTTCAACCTGTGGAAAGACGATAAGTGCGAGAAAGAAGAAGTGCTGCTGCGGGCGAAGAAACCGGCAGAACTGGCAGCAAAAATTGCCGCAGCAGAACGTGGTGCATTGGTGGATGATGAACTGGAAGAGGATGAGGAGTACGATTCATACGATGACGACGACGATGATGAGGATGATCGACCACGGCGGCCGAAAAAGAAATATTAA
- a CDS encoding ATPase, T2SS/T4P/T4SS family, whose amino-acid sequence MSNDPKNPQPPKKPATPPVGKLVTNGAAPVKKAAVPAKAVPAKPAPKKRSGPKTLGQIFVDLGFIDDAQLQSLEDDARSMDIPLEQVATTNGLINNDQLLLAKAELHGIAVVNLDEAKPSPEALKAVPQNMAELYKMVPLKFENDVLTVVMSDPNNMQALDDLRNMLGIMQVKASLAAPAQIEATLAKLYSNVKEETLSEIINMLGEDDGDTYTGRENSIDISSVEEMANAAPVRKLVNMVLLMGIRDQAADIHFEPFEDEYKMRYRCDGVLLEMVPPPRHLANAISSRIKVMANLDIAERRLPQDGRIELNIGGNTVDMRVSVLPTMFGESIVIRILDKGRVGLDLEKIGMPMDMVADFREIIRKPNGITLVTGPTGAGKTTTLYSALAELNEITEKIITTEDPVEYEIDGLIQCQINHDIDLTFASALRSILRQDPDKILVGEIRDLETAQIAVQAALTGHMVFSTLHTNDAPSSVTRLRDMGVEPFLITATVEGILAQRLVRKICTHCKTPFEPSRDQMYELNMKPEQLKGRKMYFGEGCDKCNNLGYRGRSGIYELLTITDELRDLIAKGASTDQLRQNARGRGIKGLRERGLDALFAGVTSLEEIVRETTLEDEH is encoded by the coding sequence ATGTCAAACGATCCTAAAAATCCTCAGCCGCCGAAGAAACCTGCCACACCACCGGTGGGGAAACTGGTTACCAATGGTGCGGCACCAGTCAAGAAGGCCGCCGTGCCAGCAAAAGCGGTTCCGGCCAAGCCTGCACCTAAAAAACGCTCTGGGCCCAAGACGTTAGGGCAGATCTTTGTCGACCTGGGTTTTATCGACGATGCCCAGTTGCAGAGCCTGGAAGATGATGCCCGCAGTATGGATATTCCGTTGGAGCAGGTGGCCACCACCAACGGATTGATCAATAACGACCAGTTATTACTGGCAAAAGCCGAACTGCACGGCATTGCGGTGGTGAATCTGGATGAAGCCAAGCCGAGTCCCGAAGCACTGAAAGCCGTGCCACAGAACATGGCCGAACTATACAAGATGGTGCCGCTGAAGTTCGAAAATGATGTGCTGACCGTGGTGATGTCCGATCCCAACAACATGCAGGCACTGGACGACCTGCGGAACATGTTGGGCATTATGCAGGTGAAAGCTTCGCTGGCAGCCCCCGCACAAATTGAGGCCACACTCGCAAAATTATACTCCAACGTGAAAGAAGAGACCCTCAGCGAAATCATTAACATGCTGGGGGAAGATGATGGCGATACCTATACGGGTCGCGAAAACAGCATCGATATCTCCTCTGTGGAAGAAATGGCCAACGCCGCACCTGTGCGGAAACTGGTGAACATGGTGCTGCTGATGGGCATCCGTGACCAGGCGGCAGACATCCACTTCGAACCGTTCGAAGACGAATACAAGATGCGTTATCGGTGCGACGGGGTGCTGCTGGAAATGGTTCCCCCACCACGCCACCTGGCAAATGCAATCAGCTCGCGTATTAAGGTGATGGCGAACCTGGACATTGCCGAACGCCGACTGCCACAGGACGGTCGGATCGAACTGAATATCGGTGGGAATACCGTCGACATGCGGGTGTCGGTGCTGCCCACAATGTTTGGGGAAAGTATCGTCATCCGGATTCTCGATAAAGGCCGTGTGGGCCTGGACTTAGAGAAAATCGGCATGCCTATGGATATGGTTGCTGATTTTCGCGAAATCATCCGCAAACCAAACGGCATTACGTTGGTAACAGGCCCCACCGGTGCGGGAAAAACAACCACGCTGTACTCTGCATTAGCAGAATTGAACGAGATTACCGAAAAGATTATTACCACCGAAGACCCGGTGGAGTATGAAATTGACGGGTTGATTCAGTGCCAGATCAACCACGATATTGACCTGACCTTCGCAAGTGCGTTGCGGTCGATTCTGCGGCAGGATCCCGACAAGATTCTGGTGGGTGAGATCCGCGACCTCGAAACCGCGCAAATCGCTGTGCAGGCAGCACTTACGGGTCACATGGTGTTCAGCACGCTGCACACCAACGACGCACCCAGCTCGGTAACCCGCCTTCGGGATATGGGGGTGGAGCCATTTTTGATTACCGCTACCGTTGAGGGGATTCTTGCCCAGCGACTGGTGCGGAAAATCTGCACCCACTGTAAAACGCCATTTGAGCCCAGCCGCGACCAGATGTACGAGCTGAATATGAAGCCCGAACAGCTCAAAGGTCGCAAAATGTACTTCGGCGAAGGGTGCGACAAGTGCAACAACCTCGGTTACCGTGGGCGTTCCGGGATTTACGAACTGCTCACCATTACCGATGAGCTCCGTGATCTGATTGCCAAGGGTGCCTCCACCGATCAGTTACGGCAGAACGCACGTGGCCGGGGCATTAAAGGCTTACGGGAGCGGGGTTTAGATGCTCTCTTCGCGGGTGTCACCAGTCTCGAGGAAATCGTACGAGAAACCACTCTGGAAGATGAACATTAA